A single Cottoperca gobio chromosome 7, fCotGob3.1, whole genome shotgun sequence DNA region contains:
- the dclre1b gene encoding 5' exonuclease Apollo — MSVNGKVIPHTPLAVDFWHVRKCPGTRLFFLSHMHSDHTVGLTSTWSNRPIYCSPTTAALLRLKLQVKEQWIHPLELDEPYLLPLDDIGKERLTVTLIDANHCPGSAMFLFEGYFGSILYTGDFRYTPSMLREPCLRTNTTIDVLYLDNTNCDPNRTLPSRQRATQEIKEIIRRHPNHSVVIGLYALGKESLLLELAMEFKTWIEVSFERMKTLKALELPDVFTTEPGAGRIRAVEQSQICSVTLNQWDREQPTLAILPTSRPLVSFHPNIHVVPYSDHSSYQELEDFVSALKPTSLIPIVGNNVPGSFSALLPRGKRHEILVPESVQHFMLRQPESQLSSSANTSLRRRHFQPLFPKGVVFDSPVSKARKSCKGASEAECLEPDASEEELDTEYSERDSDCILVDMSKYHTPNKNRGGAGDMWSLNIVKTSRRSFETNAKMINKTASNEDDTRQRNVQNNHTLSVGDSMSQHSGHGMDQDCDTMSDDQVNDSMATSQSSLCNDSCSSSSSLPVLKPNYIEEIENSILKNLPFTEEDFKSCGLLQQSFVKRFSLSPLCHASDDDLT, encoded by the exons ATGTCAGTCAACGGTAAAGTCATCCCGCACACGCCGCTGGCCGTGGACTTCTGGCATGTGCGGAAGTGTCCAGGCACACGCCTGTTTTTCTTGTCCCACATGCACAGTGACCACACGGTAGGTTTGACTTCCACCTGGAGCAACCGGCCCATCTACTGCTCACCAACCACTGCCGCTCTGCTCAGACTCAAGCTGCAG GTGAAAGAACAGTGGATCCATCCATTAGAGCTGGATGAGCCATACCTGTTGCCACTGGATGACATAGGCAAGGAGAGGCTGACAGTCACACTGATAGACGCCAACCACTGTCCAGGGTCGGCCATGTTTCTCTTCGAAGGATACTTTGGCTCTATACTGTACACTG GTGACTTCAGATATACTCCCTCCATGTTGCGTGAGCCATGCTTGAGGACCAATACCACTATAGATGTCCTGTATCTGGACAACACCAACTGTGACCCCAACCGCACCCTCCCCTCCAGACAGCGAGCCACTCAAGAAATCAAAGAGATCATCCGCAGACACCCTAACCACAGTGTTGTCATAG GCCTGTATGCTCTGGGTAAGGAGTCCCTGCTGTTGGAGCTGGCGATGGAGTTTAAAACCTGGATTGAGGTGAGCTTTGAGAGGATGAAGACCCTCAAAGCCCTGGAGCTGCCTGACGTCTTCACCACTGAACCAGGAGCCGGTCGTATCCGAGCCGTGGAGCAGTCACAGATCTGCTCTGTCACTTTAAACCAGTGGGACAGAGAACAACCCACTTTGGCCATCTTGCCCACCAGCAGGCCCCTGGTCTCCTTTCACCCCAACATCCATGTGGTACCCTACTCCGATCACTCCTCTTACCAAGAGCTGGAGGACTTTGTCTCTGCACTAAAACCTACCTCCCTTATACCCATTGTAGGAAACAATGTACCTGGAAGCTTCTCTGCCTTACTGCCCCGCGGAAAGCGCCATGAAATCCTGGTGCCTGAGTCAGTCCAACACTTCATGTTGAGACAGCCTGAGAGCCAACTCAGCTCTTCTGCAAACACCAGTCTCCGCCGCAGACATTTCCAGCCTCTTTTTCCCAAAGGGGTGGTGTTTGATTCACCTGTAAGTAAAGCCAGGAAGTCATGCAAAGGAGCCTCGGAGGCAGAGTGCCTGGAGCCGGATGCTTCTGAGGAAGAGTTGGACACAGAATATAGCGAAAGGGACTCTGACTGCATCCTTGTTGACATGAGCAAGTACCACACACCTAACAAAAACAGAGGAGGGGCTGGAGACATGTGGAGCCTCAACATCGTCAAGACCTCAAGAAGGTCTTTTGAAACTAATGCCAAAATGATCAACAAGACCGCTTCAAATGAAGATGACACCAGACAAAGAAATGTTCAGAACAACCACACATTGTCAGTCGGTGATAGCATGAGTCAGCACAGCGGACATGGAATGGATCAGGACTGTGACACCATGTCAGATGACCAAGTGAACGACAGCATGGCGACATCGCAGAGCAGCCTCTGCAACGATTCCTGCTCTTCATCCAGCTCCCTGCCTGTGCTGAAGCCAAATTACATAGAGGAGAttgaaaacagtattttaaaGAATCTCCCCTTCACAGAGGAGGACTTTAAGTCGTGTGGCCTCTTGCAGCAGAGCTTTGTGAAaagattttctctctctcctttatgTCATGCAAGTGATGATGACCTGACATAA